In the genome of Erpetoichthys calabaricus chromosome 13, fErpCal1.3, whole genome shotgun sequence, the window CCGTTTTCAGATCCTCAACTTTCTTCAGTTCGCCGTCAGCCAGCTGGATGATGGAGCCCTTCATGAAGTAAGGGGGCAGGGTGGGCGAGGGCGCGGCGGGGGGCAGAGTGCCCGTGGGGCTTGTGTTAGGTAAGGGCTGCACTACAGGGAGGTGGATCTGGGCTTGCATCACTGTAGCGTGGTACGAGGCAGAAGGTTGACTAGGCAGGGGCTCAGTGACAGCAAAGGGCTCGCTCTTCGTGATTGCAGCGGGTACAAATGGTTGCGATGCGGTCACAATAGTCGGCCCACCTTCTACCTCCCCACtaccgccaccaccaccaccggcAGCACCGACTGGGATGATCAGCGGCGAGTTTCCGGGGATTACTAAGTGCTGTGGGTGGAAACCAATGGCCTGCTGCGGCGGCTGTGTGCCGCTGCTCGTGATGTAGCCAATGATCGGCTGTTGGGAGGCGGCAGGGTAAAAGGAGGTGGCAGGTAGTCCCATGGAGAGCTGCTCTGTGGCATTATGGGTGGTCTGGATGACGGTGTGCGGAGAAAGTGTCGCCACTGTTGCCTTTAATCCgtctgagctgagttgggaggatgAGAGGGCATAGGATGGTCTCGAGATCGGCTTCCCCTGGCCTAAGCCAGCTTTCTCGTGGGCAGCCAGAGAGGGTGAATGCTCCCTGGTGGTCTCCAAgtcagtgctgctggaagagtggCTGTTGGGCACAAGCATGAGTGACGTCCGAATGCCTGAGTTTTCCTGTGCATTGTATTCTGCTGGGAGCATCACGTGCCGAGCCTCgaagtggtggtgctgctgctgctggtggtggtggtgatgatgatgatggtgatgatgtaaGAGGGCGCTGCCTTTGGCTCCCACTCCGGGCTTGCTGCCAGTAAGTTCCTGCGACAGACCATAGTGTCTTCCCTTCTCCATCTCGCCGTTGAGCACCTCGCGCGTCCGCCCTTCCTCCGGGTGCTTTTTCGAGGGGGCTGTCGCCACGTGTCCGTCACTATAATGGACAACCACCTGAGAGGGCCCACCGAGCGCGAGGGCCTGTGGGATGACAGCCGAGTGAGAGTGAATGTGCAAAGGGATGTGAGCTGGAGGGGACGAGACGGCCCTGCTGACCGCCGAAGGTGAGCCTGCAATTTGCACGTACTGGCTAGGGGGGGGTGGCGGCGTCCCGGCCGCAACCAGTCCAGGCGGCCGGACGACGTGGTGCGCTTGGTGATGAAGGTGATGCTCGGCTTTGGAGGCCTGGGCTTGCGAGATTACGGCGGCCGTGTAGGCCTCCAGCTGAGAGCGCTGGGACGGGGAGGTGGCAGCCGTCGTGGAGGAGGGAGAGATGAGCTGAGAGGGGATGTAGCTGGCGTAGGGTCCGGCGTTGGGTGGGCTGATGAACTGGAAGGTGTGTGGTAGCTGAGCGTACTGCACCGACTGAGACAAGGCCGATGGGTACACGGTAGAGATTGTCGTGATGGTGGGCCCGGGTCTAGAAGCtctggtggaggaggaggaggaggaagaagaggaaaacTCCCCGGTGGTGGGAGGTGCTTTGTACAAGTCTGCATCTTGCGGCAGTCCGGCCTCGACCGAGCTCCCCGTCCCGCCTTGCCTTGCACTGCCCGTGCCGTCCTGCCCACTGGCTATGCTGGCGAGCCAAGCGAGATTTTCCCCCCGCTGGCTCTCGGTAGCGGGGGCCACCAACACCGGCTTCTCATCTGATGGCAGGTTACTCGGGGGTATCTCACGCTTTTTCGGCGGCAGACACTCATTGCTTCGCTCCTgattggacttcatggtttgtcGTCGGTTCTTCCTCCGCAGAAGTGGTCCTCCCACCTGTTGGCTCGATGTCTTCAGCGTCGGACTGGCGCAGACCTCAGTCTAGTGGAGGGGAACTCGCATCGGCGGTCAGAAAGCCATCCAGGGACTTCATGAGGAATCATTTCCCACTTGGAGGCCGTCCCCACAAATTCGCGCCCAATCTGAAACGAGCGAAAGAAAAGGgaggaaagaagagagaaaaaaaaaaggaagaagaagaagagatcaGGAAACGTAAACCAAACTCCTCCCTCGTGCTTACTGCTTACCCGTTTATGGAGAAAGGGAGGAACGCGTCAGGAACGCCAGTCTGATCctcttcatttcttttatttgacgtttttaaaaattttcctcACCAAAAAATGTTATCGTCGTTGTGCCAACGTTGTTTCGTTTGTGCCATTTTGTTTGCTCGCTTTTGTTGTCCATCACGTTCCTCTCAACATATGACATCACGACACTGCGGTTATAAAAGACGTTTGCAGAAGCGTCCAGATGTTTTGACCATTTATAGCTTTtagaagtactagggggcttcgccccctgcttactttgctcgccaaccccctcggCCTGCGCTGCATGCCAGCCACTTCTCGTCTCTGCccctcgcgtatgtggatttcactttcaccaaacaacaaatcttttgattctcgcggatacgcctcttcattgtgaaCAAACACTACTTTTAGCTgaaggcaacacgaattagacaatctacaagtctccgacttaaactttaaatcctaacaatatatttgatctcttctcgctgttcagttatttcaccgagtaataatttccgtttgtttgcgctaatgcgatctttactgtcattttttttgagacttttgaattttagtacttccagcatctctaacctgctctgcatgcgccaacgtttttgaattctttacgacgttctacttggtcttctattctttgtcttttatttccgaccccacttggagctgagagagcaggaactgtgtctgccaatagcattcacacgaatgagacgtGAGTGGACTGTGGGCGTGGCTGTAAATGTGAGGGCGGgacttggcaaaaagtctcgtctcgcaggacctgAAATGATCTCCGAGAaaatctcgtcccaggatttccttttataatagagagacaaaaaaaaaaacaatgtctaaggaaaatcatatttttttgggCTTTGAGAATTCGATTTCATCGCAACTGTCTGGTTAGAGTTCCGCGGCGATTCGTTCTTTTGGAGCAAATTCTTCTTGGCGAGTCACACGCATCGAATACGTACGTGGGCACGAGCTGACATCATGCGTGATGTCGTCGGTGTTTCCGTCCCACCGATCTGACTCGCCGTTTtcacgattctcattcatttatgaCGTGAATCATCTCCGGCGAAGGAGAACTCGCTCATCTCGTCAAAGAAGGACAACACCGTCACAGCAATCCAACATGGAGTACGTCTCTACTAAAATGCAAGAAGTGGTTTTGTACAATTCGTTATGAGGATTAttttaaccctttcggccctgacatcctagtacagtaatccctcgctatatcgcgcttcgccgttcgcggcttcactccattgcggattttatatgtaagcatatttaaatatatatcgcggatttttcgctgcttcgcgggtttctgcggacaatgggtcttttaatttctggtacatgcttcctcagttggtttgcccagttgatttcatacaagggacgctattggcagatggctgagaagctacccaacttacttttctctttgtcttgcgctgactttctctgatcctgacgtagggggtgtgagcaggggggctgttcgcacacctagacgatacggacgctcgtctaaaaatgctgaaagattatcttcacgttgctataaaaatgctgaaagattatcttcacgttgctatcttttgtgcagctgcacggtgcttcgcatacttaaaagctcgaagggcacgtattgatttgtgcttgaaaaacaaactctgtctctctctctctctctctttgtctgctcctgacggagggggtgtgagctgccgccttcaacagctttgtgccgcggtgcttcgcatacttaaaaggcaaacagccctattgatttgtttgcttttgtctctctctatctctctgacagtctctgctcctgacacgcactcctttgaagaggaagatatgtttgcattcttttaattgtgagacagaactgtcgtctctgtcttgtcatggagcacagtttaaacttttgaaaaagagacaaatgtttgtttgcagtgtttgaataacgttcctgtctctctacaacctcctgtgtttctgcgcaaatctgtgacccaagcatgacaatataaaaataaccatacaaacatatggtttctacttcgcagattttcttatttcacgggtggctctggaacgcaacccccacgatggaggagggattactgtactagtaCTTATATAaatatgcagccatttttgtaaagcacaggtacatTTGCAGCCGTTGGAATTGGGCGCAGACTGGcaagactggcatacagtccgcGGAAACACGGAAATGAAAATGGACACTTCCGGCCCGTGCTCACCACATAGTAAGTAGCTCacaaatttcaattttatttattttttatttattatttagaagactgcagtatttggcagctattgtataataatagtgatcattgttttttgttttttcagttttgagtTTCCCAGACACCCCAAAGgcagaatatctcacaaaataatgtttcccataaaaacagaaaatccggGGCTGCAAGGGTTAAAAGAATATACAGCAGACTCGGACCCCGTCACTTTGTCACGATTTGTTACAATGtcttttagatttgttttttttccccctcgtCACTCAATACCCCAGACTGACAAAATGAAAAGACCACAAAATGCCCTCAAACTAAAAAACGCCTGGCCTGTCTGACAGGACTCCACTTGCCAGTCCAATAGGAGGTGAATAGGCAGTGCCAGCCGGATCAGAGGTGGAGGCCAGCAGATCAGAGAAATAACTTTGTGAAATAACGGACGGACCAGCGGAGGCCGAGATTCGGGAGCGGTTCCATCCCCCTtacgctaggtggcagtggtccttatAGGgcaacccagctgggacacccgcaGGGATGCTTGGAAAGTGCAGTCCTGTCTCCTTACTTTGTTTATGGCCCAGAAGACATGGAGTGGCACCGAAAGCATTCGGGGGTCCGACATAAAAGGAGCCCACGGCCTCACATTGGGAGTCAGAGTTTGTTTCTTTTGGGTATTCTGGCTGATCTTTGGAGAGGTGACTGTTTCAATGAATCTCCTTTAATTAAATTCTAATAAACGTGGGGTgcactgctgtgtctgtggtttggggcacccccttgtggtcacagagGGTAGAACCTGAAAGGGTTTGCCGAAAGccttaatgcattttaaaaaggcCGTGCAGGAGGAGCCTTCAATGTGTGGCCGGGACTGGGCACCATGAAATgatctacaaccccaattccaaaaaataaaaagttaggaCAGAATGGAAAATACTATCTAAAAACTAAAAGGAGCGATTCATAAATTTACTTGGACTTGCTTTGAAACAAATTGAACATAAAAGACGAGGCATTTCACGTTTGACCTAATCGActgcattgcttttttttttgttttttttggaagatatTCGTTTATCCTTAAATCGATGTTGCAGAAAATTTGGGATGACAGTCGTCTGGGAATGACAAGTTGAAATAAAGCGACGTGAAACGGGTGAGGCAATCGTGGTTTAGTATATTGCATTCAaatgtcattgcaacagatggcacatcactaacattagcactgcttttacaaaccctataccaaatggcatataacagacatatatgCATTgtaattgtcattccaactgatggcacaccacaaacattagcactgcttttacaaaccctataccaaatggcatataacagagatatatgcattgcaattgtcattccaactgatggcacaccacaaacattagcactgcttttacaaaccctataccaaatggcatataacagagatatatgcattcaAATGTCACtgcagcagatggcacatcactaacattagcactgcttttacaaaccctataccaaatggcatataacagagatatatgcattgcaattgtcattccaactgatggcaaaccacaaacattagcactgcttttacaaatccacaa includes:
- the atxn1b gene encoding ataxin-1, with the translated sequence MKSNQERSNECLPPKKREIPPSNLPSDEKPVLVAPATESQRGENLAWLASIASGQDGTGSARQGGTGSSVEAGLPQDADLYKAPPTTGEFSSSSSSSSSTRASRPGPTITTISTVYPSALSQSVQYAQLPHTFQFISPPNAGPYASYIPSQLISPSSTTAATSPSQRSQLEAYTAAVISQAQASKAEHHLHHQAHHVVRPPGLVAAGTPPPPPSQYVQIAGSPSAVSRAVSSPPAHIPLHIHSHSAVIPQALALGGPSQVVVHYSDGHVATAPSKKHPEEGRTREVLNGEMEKGRHYGLSQELTGSKPGVGAKGSALLHHHHHHHHHHHQQQQHHHFEARHVMLPAEYNAQENSGIRTSLMLVPNSHSSSSTDLETTREHSPSLAAHEKAGLGQGKPISRPSYALSSSQLSSDGLKATVATLSPHTVIQTTHNATEQLSMGLPATSFYPAASQQPIIGYITSSGTQPPQQAIGFHPQHLVIPGNSPLIIPVGAAGGGGGGSGEVEGGPTIVTASQPFVPAAITKSEPFAVTEPLPSQPSASYHATVMQAQIHLPVVQPLPNTSPTGTLPPAAPSPTLPPYFMKGSIIQLADGELKKVEDLKTEDFIQSAEISNDLKIDSSTVERIEGSQNASFAIIQFAVGEHRAQVSVEVLVEYPFFVFGQGWSSCCPERTTQLFDLPCTKLSVGDVCISLTLKNLKNGSLKKGQPVDPSSSILLKAPKNDSLYGSRGRYTEQENGIGQRGAGGGGSVPASAMGAQTRAENGELKFPDKTPLPATCKPQVTKTDAAGGKPTARKRRWSAPESRKVEKSEEEPPLTLPKPTFIPQEVKLCIEGRSNLGK